Proteins encoded together in one Lachnospiraceae bacterium JLR.KK008 window:
- a CDS encoding rod shape-determining protein: MANSAFGIDLGTNNIKIYSRADDSIMVEKNMIAIENKNTLFAYGNSAFEMYEKAPGNIHISYPLCNGVIADIKNMETLVRFFIGGLMKGGIKSADYYVAVPTDITEVEKRAFYDLIRDANVKAKKIMVVEKAIADGLGMDIDVKNAQGVLLVNVGYDTTEISILSLGGIVLSHLINVGGKKFDESIRSAVRKEFSLIIGGKTSENVKISLCDLEKAGKGAVVYGRDIVTGLPVEREIPTALVDEALQEHFSTIIDNIKVILERTPPELAADIYRHGVYLTGGASQVNHLSELISKGTGLQVNMAEQPIASVAIGLSRIIKDDNYKSVAYAIEGMGK; the protein is encoded by the coding sequence TTGGCAAACAGTGCATTTGGTATCGATCTCGGTACCAACAACATCAAAATCTACAGCAGGGCGGACGACAGTATTATGGTCGAGAAAAATATGATCGCCATCGAAAATAAAAATACGTTATTTGCTTACGGAAATTCCGCATTTGAAATGTATGAAAAGGCGCCGGGAAATATCCATATTTCCTATCCGCTCTGTAACGGTGTTATCGCCGATATTAAAAATATGGAGACGCTCGTCCGGTTTTTTATCGGAGGTCTGATGAAGGGCGGTATCAAATCCGCAGACTATTATGTGGCGGTACCTACCGACATCACCGAGGTGGAGAAGAGAGCGTTCTATGATCTGATCCGGGATGCCAATGTGAAGGCGAAAAAGATTATGGTCGTGGAAAAGGCGATTGCCGACGGACTTGGCATGGACATCGATGTCAAAAATGCGCAGGGCGTACTGCTCGTCAACGTTGGATACGATACGACGGAGATTTCCATTTTGTCGCTCGGCGGCATTGTGCTCAGTCATCTGATCAATGTCGGTGGCAAGAAATTTGACGAATCAATCCGTTCTGCGGTCAGAAAAGAGTTCAGTCTGATCATCGGCGGCAAGACATCGGAAAATGTGAAAATTTCTCTGTGTGATCTGGAGAAGGCCGGTAAAGGCGCTGTTGTCTATGGCAGAGATATTGTCACCGGGCTTCCCGTGGAGAGAGAGATTCCCACGGCGCTTGTGGACGAAGCGCTTCAGGAGCATTTCAGTACGATCATTGATAACATTAAAGTCATCCTCGAGAGGACGCCACCCGAACTGGCGGCCGATATTTACCGCCATGGCGTCTATCTGACCGGCGGCGCTTCTCAGGTCAACCATCTGAGCGAGCTGATCAGCAAGGGCACCGGGCTGCAGGTAAATATGGCGGAACAGCCGATTGCCAGTGTGGCCATCGGTCTGTCGCGCATTATCAAGGATGATAACTATAAATCAGTGGCTTATGCAATCGAAGGAATGGGAAAATAA
- the radC gene encoding DNA repair protein RadC, with amino-acid sequence MQDKKKEKKTVHRDGPYEKYLEAGAEQLTDAELLAVVLRTGTVGEDTVSIANKVLSIQGERERGILGLHHVSLKELTSIRGIGQVKAIKLKCIAELSSRIAQKTARESLRMTSPETVADYYMERMRHSEREKVMLLMMDNRNRLIGEHILSEGTVNASLVSCREIFLTALRHGAVYIMLLHNHPGGDPTPGKQDRIATQRIKNASELIEIPLIDHIIIGDKKFYSFKEMGYL; translated from the coding sequence ATGCAGGATAAAAAGAAAGAAAAAAAGACCGTCCACAGAGACGGTCCCTACGAAAAATATCTGGAAGCGGGAGCGGAGCAGCTTACGGATGCGGAGCTTCTCGCCGTGGTCCTCCGCACAGGTACGGTCGGGGAGGATACGGTGTCAATCGCTAACAAAGTGCTCTCCATTCAGGGAGAGCGGGAAAGAGGCATTCTGGGGCTTCACCATGTCTCTCTGAAAGAATTGACAAGTATACGCGGAATCGGTCAGGTTAAGGCTATCAAACTGAAATGTATCGCCGAGCTGTCTTCGCGGATCGCACAGAAGACGGCCAGAGAATCCCTGCGGATGACAAGTCCGGAGACTGTGGCGGATTATTACATGGAACGTATGCGGCACTCTGAGAGAGAAAAAGTCATGCTGCTGATGATGGATAACCGCAATCGCCTGATCGGGGAACATATTTTGTCAGAAGGCACAGTAAACGCTTCTCTGGTCTCCTGCCGGGAGATCTTTCTCACGGCTCTGCGGCATGGCGCAGTCTATATTATGCTGCTGCACAATCATCCGGGCGGGGACCCGACACCCGGCAAACAGGATAGGATAGCGACGCAGCGCATCAAAAACGCTTCGGAATTGATTGAAATCCCTCTGATCGACCATATTATTATTGGAGATAAAAAATTTTACAGTTTTAAAGAAATGGGTTACTTATAG